In a genomic window of Thermus thermamylovorans:
- the truD gene encoding tRNA pseudouridine(13) synthase TruD, with protein sequence MDLVFRPERYPFLTADLPGVGGSIRLRPEDFQVEEVPAYLPSGEGEHLYFLLEKEGLTTRQVVEFLRDEVGVPEKEIGVAGLKDKRAQTRQWFSIPRKHEDALCLLENLKGTRLLEANLHTNKLRTGHLKGNRFRILIRGARGVEQARAILKTLEAKGIPNYYGPQRFGLGGQNPVRGYQLVKGGKGRGSPWLKRFLIGSLQSLLFNDWVALRMERGLYDRVIPGDWAKKHATGGEFLVERPEEAERALRLEISATGPLFGKKYPEAQGEARALEDEILARYGLRRADFALRRGARRPIRIPLQGWSVEEVPEGLWLSFFLPKGAYATGLLREVMKVEVDAPEEEEAPGVG encoded by the coding sequence TCTTTCGCCCCGAGCGCTACCCCTTTCTCACCGCGGACCTCCCCGGGGTGGGGGGGAGCATCCGCCTCCGCCCGGAGGACTTCCAGGTGGAGGAGGTGCCCGCCTACCTGCCCAGCGGGGAAGGGGAACACCTCTACTTCCTCCTGGAGAAGGAAGGCCTAACCACGCGCCAGGTGGTGGAGTTCCTGCGGGACGAGGTGGGGGTCCCGGAAAAGGAGATCGGGGTGGCGGGGCTTAAGGATAAGCGCGCCCAAACCCGGCAGTGGTTCTCCATCCCCCGCAAACACGAGGATGCCCTCTGCTTGCTGGAAAACCTTAAGGGAACCCGGCTTCTGGAGGCCAACCTGCACACCAACAAGCTGCGCACGGGGCACCTCAAGGGAAACCGCTTCCGCATTCTCATTCGCGGGGCTCGCGGCGTGGAACAGGCCCGGGCCATCCTGAAGACCCTCGAGGCCAAGGGCATCCCCAACTATTACGGCCCCCAGCGCTTTGGCCTTGGGGGGCAGAACCCGGTGCGGGGCTACCAGCTGGTGAAGGGGGGCAAGGGCCGGGGCAGCCCCTGGCTCAAGCGCTTCCTGATTGGAAGCCTGCAGAGCCTCCTCTTCAACGACTGGGTAGCCCTTAGGATGGAGCGGGGCCTCTACGACCGGGTCATCCCCGGGGACTGGGCCAAGAAGCACGCCACCGGCGGGGAGTTCCTGGTGGAGCGCCCCGAGGAGGCGGAAAGGGCCTTGCGCCTGGAGATCAGCGCCACAGGACCCCTCTTCGGCAAGAAATACCCCGAGGCCCAGGGGGAGGCCCGGGCCCTGGAGGACGAGATCCTGGCCCGCTACGGCCTCAGGCGTGCGGACTTCGCCCTCAGGCGGGGGGCCAGGCGGCCCATACGGATTCCCCTGCAGGGGTGGAGCGTGGAGGAGGTTCCCGAGGGCCTATGGCTTTCCTTCTTCCTTCCCAAG